The DNA region AAGAAAACCGAGCGAAGGAGACGCTTATGGGCACCGGACCCGCCAAGGGCGATTCCACCGAAAGCGAGAAACTGGACAAGGAAGACCGCGAAGAGACCCGAGGCGAACAGGGCACCTCGTCGGGCGACCCTCACGACGACACCGACCCGCAGTCCGGGGAATGAGGCGTGTCGCTGATCGCGTTTCGCGGCCGCACCACCGGGTACCCATCGGGCCTGCGGTGAAACGGAGGCTTTCCGATGAACCTACGTACGACTGGCTTCCTGCTGCGACCGGTGGTGCTGGTCGTCGCGCTGGTCCACCTCGTCCTGGGTGTGCTCGGCTTCTTCTACCTCCCCGAGGCGAACGAGGCCGGCCAGAACACGCTGTGGGTCTTCAGCGCGACCGGCATGCTCGACGTCATCCGCACCGTGATCGGCGTCCTCGGTCTGGTCGCGGTGGTCAAACCGTCCGCCATCCCGGCCTATAGCTGGCTGATTTTCGTCGCGTTCACGGGTTTGACCGCATTCGGCGTCCTCTCGGCGGGGACCGACTCCGCCGGCGACGCGGTCAACCTCAGCTGGGCCGACAACGCCCTCCACGCGGCGACCGCGCTCACAGCGCTCGTCGTGGGCGTCGTCGCCACTCGCACTTCCCAGCGGAAGCAAAGTAAGACAACGGAAAACGTTTAGCCCGTCCACGACGGGCAACTTGGCGGGTATGACGAAAACGGCCCCGCTCCGGATTCTCCTGTGGCACGTCCACGGTTCGTGGTCCCGCGAGCTCGACTGGGACCGGCTCGCCGCCGTCGGCGAAGCGGGCTTCGTCCACACGGGACTCGGCACCGATCCGAACAGGAGGACAGGATGACCCAGCCGTTGAAGGCCCTCGCACTGGTGTGTTCGCTCAAACCGTCCCCCGCCCCGTCGAGCAGCGCCTTGATCGCGCAGCAGGTTCTCGACGAACTGGCCGGGCACGGCGCCAGCGGGGAACTCGTGCGCGTGGTCGACCACGACATCGCACCGGGCGTGGAGGCCGACATGGGCGACGGCGACGCCTGGCCGGGGATCCGCCGCAAGATCGCCGCCGCCGACATCCTGCTGATCTCGACGCCGACCTGGGTCGGCCACCTGTCCAGCGTGGCGCAGCGGGTGCTGGAACGGCTCGACGCCGAACTGTCCGAAACGGACGACGAGGGCAGGCCCGCGATGTTCGGCAAGATCGGCGTCACCGCCGTCGTCGGCAACGAGGACGGCGCGCACAAGATCACCGCCGACCTCTTCCAGGCCCTCAACGACATCGGCTTCACCGTGCCCGCGCAGGGCGGGACCTACTGGAACGGCGAAGCGATGAAGGGCGGGGACTACAACGACCTGGACGAAACGCCCGAGGCCGTCGCGTCGACCAACGCGACACTGGCCCGCAACGCGATCTATCTGGCGAACCTGCTGCGCGAGCGCCGGTACCCCGCGTCCTGAGCAGACGTGTAGCCACCAGCTGGGCCGGGTACCCGCTTTCCGTGATCGTCAAAACGGTGGCGTTCGGTGCGTGCCTGCTGCTCGCCGGGTGTGCCGGGGCGAGCGGGCAAGAGCCGGTGAAGGAGACCGCCGGGCGGTTCCTCGGCGCGCTCGCGTCGGGGGATCACCGCTCGGCGTGCGCCCTGCTCGCGCCACGGGCCCGGGAATCCTGGGCGCCGGAAAGCTGCGAACGCGGCCTGGCCGGCGCGGACGTCCCGGACGGCGCGCCGGAGACGGTCTCGATCTGGAGCGAGGAAGCCCAGGTGAAGACCGCCCGCGACACGCTTTTCCTGCACGAGTCGTCCACCGGGTGGGTGATCACGGGAGCAGGCTGCCGCCACCGCAACGAACAGGTCTACGACTGCGCGGTGGGTGGCCCATGAGAGCGCGTCCGGTGTTCACCGTCTATCTCGTCTTCGTCGTGGCGGTCCTCGGCTATTGCGTCCTGCTGGGCCTGCTGCACCGGTGAAGGGGGCGGATGATGCGAGGCTTCCTTCGTGACAACGCCCTTTCGCTGGGATTCGGGCTGCTGTTCCTGCTCAGTCTCGTGGGGCAGGCGTTCGCCGGTCTCGCCGCCTACAACGACGGGCGGCTCAGTCACGCCGCCGAACCGGTCGGCCTGCTCGACTACGTCGCCTCCGCGGACTTCGCCGTCGACGTCGCCGAAAACTGGCAATCGGAGTACCTGCAGTTCTTCCTGTACGTGTTCGCGACCGTGTGGCTGCTGCAACGAGGTTCCCCCGAATCGAAACCGGCCGGCCGGGCCGGGCTGGAGACGGACGAGGACCAGCAGGTCGGCCGGCACGCGACGGCCGATTCACCGAAATGGGTAAGGGCGGGCGGCTGGCGCACGAGAATCTTCTCGATGTCACTCGGACTGGTGATGCTGGGCCTGTTCCTGCTGTCCTGGCTCGCCCAGTCCGTCGCCGGGATGAGCGCCTACAACGCCGAACAGCTCACCGAATTCGGCGATCCGGTGTCGTGGTCCGGCTATCTGGTGTCTTCGGACTTCTGGAACCGGACCCTGCAGAACTGGCAGTCGGAATTCCTCGCCATCGGCTCGATGGCGGTGTTCAGCGTGTACCTGCGCCAGCGCGGCTCCCCGGAATCCAAACCCGTCGGCGCGCCGCACCGCGCCACGGACGAATCCGGGTGATTGAACCGCGGGGAACGGGTATCCGTCCGGCGTCGGACTGACGACCACGGACAGGAGTGTCCATGACCACCACCACGAAACACGACCTCGTCACGGTGATCACCGAGGATCACCGGGCCTTCGAACGGATCTTCAAGGAACTGGAGTCCGGCAAGGGCGGTGATCAGCACCGCAAGGACCTCGCGGACCACGTGATCGCCGAACTCGTACGGCATTCGATCGCCGAAGAACAGCACATGTACCCCGCCGCGCGGAAACACCTCCCCGACGGCGACGAGGTCGCCGACCACGAGATCGAGGAGCACGCCGAAGCCGAGCGGGTGATGAACGACCTCATCGGCCTGGAACCGGCGGACAAGCGGTTCGACGAACTGGTCGCCAAGCTGATCGAAGACGTCCGGCACCACATCGAGGAGGAGGAAAGCGACCTGCTGCCCAAGCTCCAGGCCGCCTGCTCTCCGGAGGCCCTGCGGGAACTGGGCGAGAAAGTGTTGCGGGCCAAGGAGATCGCCCCGACCAGGCCGCATCCCGCCGCTCCGGACCGGCCACCGGCGAACCGGATCCTCGCGCCGGGGACGGCGTTCATCGACAAGATCCGGGACGCGCTGACCGACCGCGCCACCTGACTCCACGTCTTTCTTGCGCGGATGTCCGTGAAGGCCTCCTTGAGGGACTCTGGGTCCCTCAAGGAGGCCTTCACGGAACTTCGCAAAACCCAGCCACCTCAGAGCTCGGCAGGCGCATCCCGCACGGAAGACTCCGGCAATTCCCCGGTGAGCGCGAAGTCCACCCGCCGCGCCACGGAGACGACCTGGTCCGCGAACCGTTCGTAGAACCTCGCCAGCAGCGCCACCGAGATCGCCGGGGCGATGCCGTGGGCCCAGTCCGGCTCGGTCACCAGGGTCATCAGCTCCTCGTACAGCGCGTCGACCCGCTGATCGGACCGGGCCAGCGAGTGGAACACCTCCGCCGTCGGCCCTTCGATCGCGGCGCCGAGGTCTTCCGCCATCGAGCAGACGAGCCCGGCCATCTCCCCGAAACGTCCGGTGAGCGCCTCGGGGACGGCGAATTCGGGCGCTCGCAAGGCCTGTTCGGCGATGTGCTGGGCGAGGTCGCCCATCCGCTCCAGCCGGTCGGCGCAGTACACCGCCGCGAGCACGGTCCGCAGATCGCCCGCGACCGGCGCCTGCAGAGCGAGCAGTTTCTGCGCGGACTCCTCGCATCGGGTCCGTGCAGCGTTCAGTCTCGCTTCGACCGTCGCCAGCTCGGCGGCGGCTTCGACGTCCCGGTCGAGGAAGACCCGGTTCGCCAGGTGCAGTTCTTCGCAGGCCATGCCGCACATGCTCGACAGGAGCTCGCCGAGAACGCTCAGCTGACCGTGGAATCGTTCCCTCATATCAGCACTTTCGCAGGTTCGAGGACGTACGTCGCGTACGCCGCGCGGATCACCGGCTGGGCGACGTTGCGCACCGGGACCCCGCCGGGGCTGACCCCTTGTTCGCTGCCGTAGTGCGCGTGCCCGTGCACGGCGAGGGCCACCTGGGCGTCGTCGATCGGCTCGCACAGCAGATACGACCCCAGGAACGGGTGGATCTCCGGCGGTTCACCGTGCAGGGTGCCGGGGATCGGCGAGTAGTGGGTCAGCGCGACGGTCACGTCGGGCTGCTCGTGTTCGAGCCCTTCCAGCGCGGTGCGCAGCCGCTTGGCCGCCGCCATGGTGTGCTCGACGAAGTCCTTCATCTCGCGTTCGCCGAACCGGCTCGCGCATTTGCCCGCGAACCCGCCGCCGAAACCCTTCACCCCGGCGACGCCGAGCTTCCCGCCCTCCAGCTCCACCGTGGTCGCCGAACCCTCGAGGACGGTGATCCCGCTTTCCTCCAGCAGCCCGCTGACCGCTTCGGCCGCGTCCGAGTGGTAGTCGTGGTTGCCCAGCACCGAGATCACCGGGACGGGGAGCCCGGCGAACTCGTCGGCCACCACCCTGGCCTCTTCGACGCTGCCGTGCCGGGTGAGGTCGCCCGCGAGCAGCAGCACGTCGGCGTGTTCGGCGATGTTGTCCAGTGCCGGCCGCAGCAGGCCTCGGTTGTCCTCGCCGAGGTGGACGTCCCCGACCGCGGCGACCCGGATCATCGGATCTCCTCGGCGTGCGACGGCTCCCGGACGTCGGCCGTCCGGACGTCGTTGTGCACCAGCTCGGCCGCGATGTGTTCGCAGACGACCGCCTCGATGTCGGCCTTGCGGTTGGCGCACGGGACCTCGCCGCTGAGCCGGACCTGGTCGCCGCGCACGGTGACGTGCACGCCGAGTTCGGCGGTCCTCGGGTCTTCCGCCAGCGCCTTGGTCAGCCTGGCGACCAGGTACTGGGGCGCTTCCTCGGGCATCGGAAGCTCCTTTCTGTCGATGATGGACAGTGCCGCGAGCAGGGTCAGGAACGACCACGCGTAGGGCGATTCGGAGGTCTCTTCGGCCACCCGGTGCCAGTCGACCTGCTCGCGGAGGTCGCGCGCGATCCGCAGCAGCGGCGCGAAGTCGCACCGGTGCGCGCTGAGTACGAGGGTCTTGTCGACGAGCAGGTCGGTCCCGCCGAGCACGGGCGCGGCGGTCGCCCCGACCCGCATCAGCGAGGCGCGGTCGAGCATCTCGTCGGTGACCGGCCGATGGTTGGGCCGGAAGATCAGGTCGACCAGGCAGTCGCCGTCGTAGACCTTGGTGAGCCAGTCCTCCGGCGGGTGCTCCCGCCGCAGACCCGCGGCTTCCAGGGCCTCCGCCGCTTCCTCGATGTCCTCCTCCTTGAGGAAGAGGTCGACGTCGTGATCGGACGGCGGCCCGCCCCGCGCGTAGACGGCGAGACCGCCCGCGACGGCGAACCGCACCGCGGTCTGGTCCAAAGTGGACACGACCCTGGTCAGGGTGTGCAGCAGCTCCTTCTCGTTCACGGTCGCTCCCCCACCCCGGTGGCCAGTTCGTGTCCCCTGCCGACGTCCGGATTCAGCGGTTCGGTCGGGAATCCTTCGCCTTCCCGCAGTCCCTTGAGGAAGGCTTCGATCGCGTCCTCCGACGAGTATCGGGGTGCCCAGCCCAGTTCTTCCCTGGCGCGCGTGCAGTCCATCACCGGCAGGTGCAGGACGGCGTCGAAAAGCCCTGGCGTCGCCGGGATCAGATGCAACGACCAGGCCGCGGCCAGCGCTCGCCGGACGAAGGACGCCGGGGCCTTCACCGGCTTGGCGCCGAAGATCCGCGCCAGCGCGCGGGTGTCCAGTACCGGATCGGCGGCGATGTTGAAGGCTCCCTTGACGTCCTGGAGCGCGCAGCGGCGATAGGCGTCGGCCACGTCCTCCGTGTGCGCGGTCTGGATCCTCAGTTGCGGGATGTCCGGGAGCACCGGGATCAGCGACGGCCGCACGAGCCTGCCCGGGACGAACGGGCCGCCGAAGAGCCGGCGCTGCTCGGGCGCCGCGGCCTTCTGGAAGAGGAATCCCGGGCGCACCCGAACCACCCGCAGCCGCGGATGACTCCGGTCGAACGCTTCGAGAACCCTTTCCACGTAAGCCTTTTCGCGGGTGTATGCCGCTTTCGGTGACCCATGGGTCGGCCATTCCTCGGTCACCGGATGGTCGTCGTCCCTCGGCGAGTACGCCCCGATCGACGACGCGTACACCAGCGACGGCACCCGCATCACCTGCGCGGTCTCGAACACCCGGATCGAACCCAGCACGTTGGAGCGCCAGGTGACCTCGGGCCGGTGGGTGGGCTGGAAGAGCCACGCCAGGTGGATCACCACGTCGGCGCCGTCGAACACGGCACGGAGGTCGTCGCGGGCGACGTCGGCGGTGACGAACTCGGTCTTCGGGTTCTCCCATCGGCTCGGGCGCCTCGCCACGCCGACGATGGATCCGACCTCGGGGTCCGCGCCCAGCGCACGGACCAGCGCCGTCCCGACGTTGCCGGTGGCGCCGGTGACCACGATCCGTTTACCGCTCATGGGTACGGTTACCCACCGTCGCCTCGCCTTAATCGGCGCGGAGCCGCTGGACGAGCCGCCGGGCGGGCAGCGCCATGGCGCCCAGCCCGATCGAGGTGGTGACCTCGTCCGTGGGCGTCATGAGCAGGTGGTCGATCTCGCCGACCAGGTCGCGGCATCGATCGAGCTTGTCCGGATCACCCGAACGGGCCACCTCGGCGAGGGCTTCGAGCAGGTCGCCGACCACCCCGCGCGCGTGTTCGCCGGGATGCCGGAACGGCTGCTCGCTCCGGGCGGCCTCGCTCACGGCGTCGATCAGCTGGGCGAGCGGATGCCACAGGGAGACGAGGTTCGCCAAGGGCTCCTCCGGCGTCTCACGCCGTCCACGGAGGTTCAGGTACCGGCCCTCCCTGGTCCAGCCGATCGCGTCCTCGGCCTCCGCGACGAGGCTGCGGACGTCCTCCATGCGGTCGTCCAGGCCGTCGGGTGCCTCGCCGCCGCGAACCAGCTCCGCCGTCCGGTCGAGGACGTCGGCGATCGCCGCAGCCAGCCGGGAGGTCGCCGCCCGCAGGCGCTCGCCGTGCAGCGGCGGCAGGATCACCGCGTTGAGCACCGCGCCGATCGCCGCCCCCAGCGCGGTTTCCAGCAGCCGGTCGGCGAGCAGGACGGGTTCGGTCGCGTTTCCGTAGGAGATCAGCAGCATGCCGGTGATCCCGACCCACACCCCCGAATCGCCGAACCCCCGCCACGAGCCGATCAGCAGGCCGACGAAGATGACCAGCCCGAGCGCCACCGTCACCGAGGGGACGACCTGGCCGGCGCCCGCGGCGAGCAGCACTCCCACGCTGACGGCGCCGACCTGCTGTGCCCACCCGCGCAGGGACCGATAGACGGTGGCCTGTACCAGGAACACCGCCGCGTACGGCGCCAGGAAGGGCTGGGGCAGCCGCAGGACCGCCGTCGCGACGATCCACGCGATCACGGCCGCGGACGTGGCCTTAGCCGTCTGGATAAGACTCCGGCGTTCCTCCCCCGGCACCCGGAACGCCCGGGCGATCCAGGCGATCGGGGTCTTCCGGCCACCCATCACGGCCCCGGAGGGCCCAGGTGGACGACCTTGGTCTGCGTCATCTCGTCGAGCAGTTCCGGCCCGTAGCCGTAGCCACTGCCGCTGGCGCCCCGCGGATGGGCGGCCCCGCCGGGTGCGCCGCCGAAGACGTTGTTGATCTTCACGGTGCCGGCCGGGAGTTCGCGCCAGGCGCGCTGCGCGTGGACCATCGAGGTCGTGAGCACGGTGGCCGCGAGACCGTACTCGCCGGCGGCCGCCTGTTCGAGTGCCTGGTCGAAGTCCGCCACCACGGTCACCGGTGCGACCGGGCCGAAGGTCTCTTCGGTCAGGACCCGCATCCCCGGCGTGCACCCGGCGAGGACGGTCGCCGGGTAGTGGGCGCCGGGGCCGTCGGGCAGGAACCCTCCGGCGAGCGGATCGGCGCCTTGCGCGATCGCCTCCGCGACCTGGGCGTGGACCCCTTCGCGGTGGCGCCGGTCGACGAGCGGGGCCAGTTCGCGATGGCCCGCTTCGGCGGCCAAAGCGGTGAGGAAGGCGTCCGCGACGTCCTGGTGCACATGGATGCGTTCGACCGAGACACAGATCTGCCCGGAGTTGGTGAAGGCCCCGATCGCTGCCTGCTCGGCCGCCCAGACCGGGTCCACGCCGGCGTCGACGACGAGCGGGTCGTTCCCGCCGTTCTCCAGCAAGACCTTGGCACCGGTCCGCGCCGCGCTCGCCGCGATCGAGCGGCCCGCGGCCGTGCCGCCGACATGGGCGACGACATCGACGTCCGGCTGGGCCGCGAGTTCGGCGCCGACGCTTCCGTCGCCCTGCACGGTCTGGAGCACGCCGTCGGGGAAGGCCTGCGCCAGCACGTTTCCCAGCCAGGCGCCGGTATGCGGGCAGCGTTCGCTCGGCTTGTGCACCACCGTGTTCCCCGTGACCAATGCCGCGCCCAGCAGCCCGCAGGCCACGGCGACGGGATCGTTCCACGGTGTCAGCGCGACGACCACGCCCCGGGGTTCCGGCACCATCAGGTCGGTGGCCGACGAATCACCCAGCAGAGACTTGCCGCGGTGCACCGGCCCCAGTTCCGCGTACTGCTCCAGGGTCCCGGCTCCGGCCAGGACACCCTCCTCGGCCTCGCCCCGGGGTTTGCCGGTCTCGCTCGCGATGAGGACGGCGAGTTCGCCCGCTCGCGCCCGGAGCGACCTGGCCGCGTCCTTCAGCGCGATCCCGCGGGCGGCCGCCGTCGTGGCGGCCCAGCCCTTGGCCCGACGCTTCGCGGCGGCGATCGCCGTCTTGACCCCGTCGGTCGTCGCCGCCTTGACCGTGCCGACGAGACTGCCGTCGGCGGGATCGCGGATCTCCAGCACGGCCGGCCGGCCCACCGTCGTCATTCGCACCTCCTCGAAGGTCCCGCCCGCCGGTTACCCGGTGTCGTTTCGCCGAAACGGCGCCGGGGTAGCCGCGAGGGAACCCACCACCGCGAAGGGGCGAGACCTGTGCGACAGGACGCGAAGAACGAGCAGCTGCACGGAAGCCGGGTGGATCCGGAAGAGTCCGTGCTGACGACCCAG from Amycolatopsis sp. EV170708-02-1 includes:
- a CDS encoding PhoU domain-containing protein, with product MRERFHGQLSVLGELLSSMCGMACEELHLANRVFLDRDVEAAAELATVEARLNAARTRCEESAQKLLALQAPVAGDLRTVLAAVYCADRLERMGDLAQHIAEQALRAPEFAVPEALTGRFGEMAGLVCSMAEDLGAAIEGPTAEVFHSLARSDQRVDALYEELMTLVTEPDWAHGIAPAISVALLARFYERFADQVVSVARRVDFALTGELPESSVRDAPAEL
- a CDS encoding flavodoxin family protein codes for the protein MTQPLKALALVCSLKPSPAPSSSALIAQQVLDELAGHGASGELVRVVDHDIAPGVEADMGDGDAWPGIRRKIAAADILLISTPTWVGHLSSVAQRVLERLDAELSETDDEGRPAMFGKIGVTAVVGNEDGAHKITADLFQALNDIGFTVPAQGGTYWNGEAMKGGDYNDLDETPEAVASTNATLARNAIYLANLLRERRYPAS
- a CDS encoding nucleotidyltransferase family protein; translation: MNEKELLHTLTRVVSTLDQTAVRFAVAGGLAVYARGGPPSDHDVDLFLKEEDIEEAAEALEAAGLRREHPPEDWLTKVYDGDCLVDLIFRPNHRPVTDEMLDRASLMRVGATAAPVLGGTDLLVDKTLVLSAHRCDFAPLLRIARDLREQVDWHRVAEETSESPYAWSFLTLLAALSIIDRKELPMPEEAPQYLVARLTKALAEDPRTAELGVHVTVRGDQVRLSGEVPCANRKADIEAVVCEHIAAELVHNDVRTADVREPSHAEEIR
- a CDS encoding FUSC family protein, with the translated sequence MGGRKTPIAWIARAFRVPGEERRSLIQTAKATSAAVIAWIVATAVLRLPQPFLAPYAAVFLVQATVYRSLRGWAQQVGAVSVGVLLAAGAGQVVPSVTVALGLVIFVGLLIGSWRGFGDSGVWVGITGMLLISYGNATEPVLLADRLLETALGAAIGAVLNAVILPPLHGERLRAATSRLAAAIADVLDRTAELVRGGEAPDGLDDRMEDVRSLVAEAEDAIGWTREGRYLNLRGRRETPEEPLANLVSLWHPLAQLIDAVSEAARSEQPFRHPGEHARGVVGDLLEALAEVARSGDPDKLDRCRDLVGEIDHLLMTPTDEVTTSIGLGAMALPARRLVQRLRAD
- a CDS encoding metallophosphoesterase; translated protein: MIRVAAVGDVHLGEDNRGLLRPALDNIAEHADVLLLAGDLTRHGSVEEARVVADEFAGLPVPVISVLGNHDYHSDAAEAVSGLLEESGITVLEGSATTVELEGGKLGVAGVKGFGGGFAGKCASRFGEREMKDFVEHTMAAAKRLRTALEGLEHEQPDVTVALTHYSPIPGTLHGEPPEIHPFLGSYLLCEPIDDAQVALAVHGHAHYGSEQGVSPGGVPVRNVAQPVIRAAYATYVLEPAKVLI
- a CDS encoding hemerythrin domain-containing protein; the protein is MTTTTKHDLVTVITEDHRAFERIFKELESGKGGDQHRKDLADHVIAELVRHSIAEEQHMYPAARKHLPDGDEVADHEIEEHAEAERVMNDLIGLEPADKRFDELVAKLIEDVRHHIEEEESDLLPKLQAACSPEALRELGEKVLRAKEIAPTRPHPAAPDRPPANRILAPGTAFIDKIRDALTDRAT
- a CDS encoding aldehyde dehydrogenase yields the protein MTTVGRPAVLEIRDPADGSLVGTVKAATTDGVKTAIAAAKRRAKGWAATTAAARGIALKDAARSLRARAGELAVLIASETGKPRGEAEEGVLAGAGTLEQYAELGPVHRGKSLLGDSSATDLMVPEPRGVVVALTPWNDPVAVACGLLGAALVTGNTVVHKPSERCPHTGAWLGNVLAQAFPDGVLQTVQGDGSVGAELAAQPDVDVVAHVGGTAAGRSIAASAARTGAKVLLENGGNDPLVVDAGVDPVWAAEQAAIGAFTNSGQICVSVERIHVHQDVADAFLTALAAEAGHRELAPLVDRRHREGVHAQVAEAIAQGADPLAGGFLPDGPGAHYPATVLAGCTPGMRVLTEETFGPVAPVTVVADFDQALEQAAAGEYGLAATVLTTSMVHAQRAWRELPAGTVKINNVFGGAPGGAAHPRGASGSGYGYGPELLDEMTQTKVVHLGPPGP
- a CDS encoding NAD-dependent epimerase/dehydratase family protein, giving the protein MSGKRIVVTGATGNVGTALVRALGADPEVGSIVGVARRPSRWENPKTEFVTADVARDDLRAVFDGADVVIHLAWLFQPTHRPEVTWRSNVLGSIRVFETAQVMRVPSLVYASSIGAYSPRDDDHPVTEEWPTHGSPKAAYTREKAYVERVLEAFDRSHPRLRVVRVRPGFLFQKAAAPEQRRLFGGPFVPGRLVRPSLIPVLPDIPQLRIQTAHTEDVADAYRRCALQDVKGAFNIAADPVLDTRALARIFGAKPVKAPASFVRRALAAAWSLHLIPATPGLFDAVLHLPVMDCTRAREELGWAPRYSSEDAIEAFLKGLREGEGFPTEPLNPDVGRGHELATGVGERP
- a CDS encoding DUF4383 domain-containing protein; the encoded protein is MNLRTTGFLLRPVVLVVALVHLVLGVLGFFYLPEANEAGQNTLWVFSATGMLDVIRTVIGVLGLVAVVKPSAIPAYSWLIFVAFTGLTAFGVLSAGTDSAGDAVNLSWADNALHAATALTALVVGVVATRTSQRKQSKTTENV
- a CDS encoding DUF6766 family protein produces the protein MRGFLRDNALSLGFGLLFLLSLVGQAFAGLAAYNDGRLSHAAEPVGLLDYVASADFAVDVAENWQSEYLQFFLYVFATVWLLQRGSPESKPAGRAGLETDEDQQVGRHATADSPKWVRAGGWRTRIFSMSLGLVMLGLFLLSWLAQSVAGMSAYNAEQLTEFGDPVSWSGYLVSSDFWNRTLQNWQSEFLAIGSMAVFSVYLRQRGSPESKPVGAPHRATDESG